The genomic region CGGTGCTCCTTTGCcctcataaataaaaaaatcataggTATAGCCTGTGGAGGAGTCAGCCAGTACAAAAAGTTTGTATCCCCATTTTGTGGGCTTGCTCTTCATGTACTGTCGAAGGGATGTGCGGGCCTTTGATTTCAACATCCTCTCGTCAATGGAGATGTTCTGCCTGGGATGGAAGTGGGCCCTGCACATCTCCCTGACTTGACTGTACATAGGTTTCACCTTGCACAGCCGGTCATAGCCGGCTGTGCCCCTTCTCCTGGTGTTGGCCTCATCATTATCAGGGGAGCTGAGGTGAAGGCTGCGGGAGATCGCAATGAATTTCCGGCCGGACATGACTGAGGCAGGGAATGGCAAATTGTAAAGGTCTGACCTCTTCCAGTAGTCCCGGATGGTTTTCAGGTCCACCAGGCCCATATAAAGAACAACAGCCATGTAAGAGTACACATCTTCAAGGCTGATTGCCTGCCATGCCTGAGGGTGCATTCGCTCTCCATAGAGGTTGGAGTTGCGAACAATCTCCTTCAGCATAGATTTGGAGATGAAAAGGTGGAAGAGGTCGAGGACAGAATAATCAACTCCACCCAAGAGCTGCGGCCCAGGAGTGCGTGCAGGGCAGAAGACTGGCTGTGGAGGTGTGATGTCCTCCACATCAACCCCCAGCCATGGCTCTCCAGAGAGGTCCCTTCTTTGACTCCTTCCGCGtccttgtcttcctcctctccctctggcTTGCCCACTTGCTTCCCCTCGCGCCCGTCCTCTGCCActtcctctgcctctgcctcttcctctgcctcgCCCATTTGCTTCCCCTCGTGCCCGTCCTCTGCCttttcctctgcctcttcctctgcctcttcctctgcctctgcctcttcctactcctctccctctgtcacaGCCTTCCTCTGAACTTTCCTCTCTGGCTCTCTTTTGTGTCAATCTCAGAGGCTGAGTTGATGTGGATGgctgctcctcttcatcttccatcTCTGGCACCCAATCAGGGTCATCAGAGACAGCTGATCTTGgtctaaaacatcaaattgaAAGACATTATTAGCTTATTTATAcgtattttatatgtatgtcACTTTAGATAAAGGTGTCTACCAAATACATGGACATAGACATATACATAATACTCATGATACTCATGCATACTCAGAATGCAGTTACTTTCTGGTGAAAAATAAATTGTCAGGCCATTCAAAATATACTCACATCTCCAGGTCAGGATCCACTCCATCTAGAAAATGCTGCTCATCTTCTGGATCCTCAGATACCTGGCTTGCCTCAGAGTCAGATGCCTCATCACTCCAGTTCAGAAGGGACTCTGCTGCCTCTGCAGCCATGTTTTTCTGagccatatctatctatttatttatctatgtatctatttatttatctatgtatctatttatttatgtatgtatctaaataaatattgaggaaaatattccggttttatggaaacggatttcatatttcagcagaatggatacttggcgagctgtacagaaagtcccgAGTCATAAGATggtcgttgtggataaagggaagactttgaaggtatgtaggcattatagcttttcttacttagctcaggggctagccgagctaatcgctaatactattacggctgtgagcaaccatataagtcgtgagtggtcttgaatgaatcagaacaatctaagctttccaacgatgtacggcatgagtatatatgtttaagggttggtgtttaaaacattcagaagaacttgtggctacctcctaacatccgtcccgtcccgtagacgggacagcgtgcgttaagtggttaaacccCCCTCACAATACAAACCCACTAAAGTTTTGCGAGCGATCTTACCTACTGGAGCACCccacaaaaatacagaaatcatAACATTCAACTTCTTCACCACCCACAAAGGTAAATCTACCACTGCTAGAGTATAATATAACCGTGAAACAATTAGACTATTTACAACTATAACCTTACCTCCCAATTTCAAATTACGcataaaacaaaaagttaagAGTAGATTCtaacttttttaaatgctcCTCCCATGTTAAATCCCTtgctttcctcccatccttacCCACATAATTTCCCAAAATCTTTAAATGTTGACTTTGCAAAGTAAAATTGAGCTCAGACTGCAGTGGTTCcacaatattaataaacataatcTCAGATTTGGCCACATTTATTACTGAGCCAGAGGCTTTGCCATAAAGGTTGACTAGATCTACAGTTCTTGTTATACTGGACATGTCTTGAACCATGATGGTCGTGTCATCAGCGAATTGCTGAATGACACACTTTTCCCCTCCCGGTAAAACAATGCCTCTTATCAAATTGTCAGATTTAATCATTGCACTTAATGGCTCAACTACAAGTGAATATAAAATGGAGGACATAGGACAGCCTTGACGCACTGAGCGCTGCAAGGAAAAACTGTCCGTTAAGACCCCATTACACTTGATTCTCGCTGTGGCTGCACTGTACATCAATTTTAACCATTTTACAATCCTTTCtccaaaattacatttttctaataccttaaaaagaaaataatgttccACTCTGTCAAAAGCCTTGTTAAAATCAATAGATAATATTATACCCCCCTGATTAGTAAATTTCAAATATTCAACCACATCACGTATAGTGAAAAGTATATCAGTCACCTCTCTTTCAGGGACACTATAGGCCTGTGTTGGTGAAATAATAGTGTGCAAAACACTCTTAAATCTGTTAGCAAAAATTTTCATTAGAATTTTATAGTCCGTATTTAACAGTGTAATTGGCCGATAATTGGCCATCTCAGTTCgatcaccttttttaaaaagtagtgtAATTAAACCCTCGGCCATCGTATCAGGTACCACCTGTTTGATTTCAATGTCATTGTATAATTTTAACAAAATGGGCACCAACACAGAcctaaaagaaacataaaaatttGCAGTTAGACCATCGCTACCTGGACTTTTGTTTGGAATTAGCTGATCAATAGCATTTTCAATTTCTTTCACTGTTATTATCTGATCACACATGATTTTATCTTCATTTGATAACTTAGCATCTAGACTATTTACAatttttttcagtcaaattTACATCATTTACCTCTGAACAAAAAAGATGTTCATAGAAGTCCTTCACAGTAtctaatacagaaataaaagagtTAACCATTTCCCCTCCCTATTTTTGATTTCATCAATATAAACACGTGACTGACGTTTCTTCTCCAAAttcaaaaaaaaagcagtattCCTTTCCCCCTCTACTGCATATTGAGCTTTACTGCGTAGTATCGCCccttcacattttaacttttccaattcaaataaatcattttgaacACACAAAAATTCCCcaatgttcatatttaaattCCTTTGCATATTTATCAACTGTAAACGTAACTTTTTCTCCGTCaacttattttgaaaagacAATCTTTTTGCAAAATTAAtgcttttcctttttatctttaattttaaaacttcCCACCCTTCTattatatttgttaaaaaaatccCCTTAGAACTCTCAAAAGAAATCAACTCAGAAATACACTTAACATAATCCTCATTCAAAAGTAAATGTGCATTTAAATGCCATTGTTACGTGCCGTGTGGTTTCTTGCttgtcctcttctttttctgcagGTACCGCCCCCTTTTCTCCCCACTGATTGGTGATTGGCATCAGCTGTGGCTCATCAGGCTGGCAGCTTAAAAACCTGTAGGAGCTGATGCCAGGGCCCTGGCAGTTGACTTCTGAGCTGTGTgctgaactgagctgtgtgctgaactgagctgtgtgctAGTTCCTGGTGTTCCTGACCAGCGGTGTGGTTTGTCTGCCACGCATCGATCGGTTTTCCCTTGTTCTTTGGAAGCTCGTCCTTAGTTTGCTAGTtaataaattgagtttttgttttggaTCCCTTGTGTTTgagtatatatttttgttatgttgttttatttgttacgCCCCTACCCCTAGGCACAACCGGGGTCGTAACAGCCATACACCCCcaccccttcctctcctctgaatCCCCATTCCCACCCtcaaaaacacatgatcactTATAAAGTTCAAATTATGAGACATATtgttgaaaagaaataaaagagagtTCTTAACTAAACATAAATCAATTCGGCTCTGCCGCACTGTCCCTTGATATTTTTGAATTCTGGAGAATTCCCTTACTGTTGGATATAAAGATCTCCATAGGTCACAATAATCATTTTGATGCATAAAATTCAACAACGTAGCCCTTGATGTGTCATGTTTCAAGGGAACATTTTCTGCAACATCAAGCACTGtcaattttacattaaaatcacCTATAACTATATCGCAATCATTCCCAATGTTCatcaaggtagaaaaaaaaacagttctgTCCCCCTCCACATTTGGAGCATATACATTCAATAGTTTGTATGCCACATTATTGTAAAGAAAACTAATCTTAATCCATCGTCCGTCGACATCTCTCGCAACATGAGTAGCATCAATGTTAAAACCGTCCCTTACTATGACGCAAACACCTCTAGCATTGCACTGTCCAtaactagaaaaaaaagaaaattttgGCCATAAAGCTCGACAGCGCTGCTCCCACACTGAGTCCCAATGAGTTTCTTGTATACATAGTATTGGAGCATCACACAAAGTTAATATGTTCTCAAGCTTTTTTACATTTCTCAGGCCGTTTAcattaaaagaaatcaaatctATCATAGTAAgggacaaaataattaaaaaaaatgtttcaaataaaatCATTGATACTGCAACTCATGTGTTTTACCTCAATGCTTTTtcctcgtcttcttcctccctttcaacGACATAGCGTTTCCCTCAGTCGAGCCACCTGAAGACGGGAGACGAGACGGCCTCTCCGACACCGAAACACTCTCACTGTCATCCTCCACCGCATCCACTGACAGCTCCGGCGACGGATCCTTCACCCCTCCGCCATTGTCATTATTGTCCTCTGAGTCCGTCATCTCCTGCTCTGCTTCTGCCACTGACCCCTCATCCTCCGCTTCATCCTCCGTCTCCTCTATTGCAGTCACTTCTTTAAGCACCACGTCCTCACCACTGTCCATATTCACTTCTTCAACCTGTTCAGTTATGTCAGTTTCTCTATTGTCCGTTCTCACACTCACAGTCATACAGTCCCTAGCATAATGTCCATTCAcaccacatttaaaacatttaaattctggACAGTCCTTCATAATATGTCCTGGTTGGATGCATAATCGACATACTTGAAGTTGATGATCGTGGAGGACCCGGAAGAACTCCACCCCCTCCAGAGTCTCAAATTTGGTGCTATATGGCAATGATGTAATTTTGTCTGAAAATTGCACCTTTAAGAACCTTGTTCCATCATATATGTCAGTCCCTACCCATT from Scomber japonicus isolate fScoJap1 chromosome 22, fScoJap1.pri, whole genome shotgun sequence harbors:
- the LOC128384342 gene encoding piggyBac transposable element-derived protein 4-like is translated as MAAEAAESLLNWSDEASDSEASQVSEDPEDEQHFLDGVDPDLEIPRSAVSDDPDWVPEMEDEEEQPSTSTQPLRLTQKRAREESSEEGCDRGRGPVFCPARTPGPQLLGGVDYSVLDLFHLFISKSMLKEIVRNSNLYGERMHPQAWQAISLEDVYSYMAVVLYMGLVDLKTIRDYWKRSDLYNLPFPASVMSGRKFIAISRSLHLSSPDNDEANTRRRGTAGYDRLCKVKPMYSQVREMCRAHFHPRQNISIDERMLKSKARTSLRQYMKSKPTKWGYKLFVLADSSTGYTYDFFIYEGKGAPIIKGLSYDSVMKLIDVPVLGQGYKLFVDNFYTSPALFLDLLDKKVWACGTIREQRIGFPRDRPGGLDSKSPRGTIRWIREGPLVFVQWRDTKNVNICSTIHPAHGEHTVQRRVKADGQWAEQAIPAPPGVSDYNKHMGGVDLSDAMIGYYNALHKTRKWYRTFFDHFLDIGIVNAFILHQELAKERQQVPLTQKEFREALVLELKAAGSPSTTPPQAPARAPSGAPHKPRHYTVDGTAGRRRCVHCSMKTTVECTSCSVALCFTVSRDCYNEWHNVNNL